One genomic segment of Coffea arabica cultivar ET-39 chromosome 6e, Coffea Arabica ET-39 HiFi, whole genome shotgun sequence includes these proteins:
- the LOC140009342 gene encoding peptidyl-prolyl cis-trans isomerase FKBP16-4, chloroplastic-like produces MESVLLQCLTHPLRPPLFPHSLTSTAITGKRPLKQNASFKPSQCALSSASEATEGKLSLEQEGRRVFMGYLLASATGFLVSDVAGAVSTSRRALKGAKVPESEFTTLPNGLKYYDLKIGGGAEAVKGSRVAVHYVAKWKGVTFMTSRQGLGVGGGTPYGFDVGQSERGIVLKGLDLGVQGMRVGGQRLLIVPPELAYGSKGIQEIPPNATIELDVELLSIKQSPFGSPVKVIEG; encoded by the exons ATGGAGTCGGTCCTCCTCCAATGCCTCACCCATCCACTCAGACCTCCCCTCTTTCCCCACTCTCTCACTTCTACTGCCATCACAG GGAAAAGACCCTTGAAGCAGAATGCATCATTTAAGCCTTCTCAGTGCGCATTATCATCTGCGTCGGAAGCTACTGAGGGAAAACTGTCATTAGAGCAAGAAGGAAGGAGGGTGTTCATGGGCTATCTTCTTGCATCCG CCACTGGCTTTCTTGTCTCTGATGTAGCTGGAGCTGTTAGCACAAGCAGAAGAGCC CTTAAAGGAGCAAAAGTACCAGAGAGTGAATTTACAACCCTGCCTAATGGTTTAAA ATATTATGATTTAAAGATTGGCGGTGGAGCTGAGGCTGTGAAGGGATCTCGGGTTGCA GTCCACTATGTTGCTAAATGGAAGGGTGTGACATTTATGACCAGCAGACAAGGGCTTGGTGTTGGTGGTGGAACA CCTTATGGATTTGATGTTGGTCAATCGGAGAGAGGAATCGTGCTTAAAGGATTAGACTTGGGTGTTCAAGGCATGCGAGTAGGAGGCCAG CGGTTGCTGATAGTTCCTCCTGAGCTAGCTTATGGAAGCAAAGGCATACAGGAAATTCCTCCAAATGCAACCATTGAG TTGGATGTTGAACTACTGTCTATCAAACAAAGCCCATTTGG ATCTCCTGTTAAAGTCATTGAAGGATAA
- the LOC140010003 gene encoding polyadenylate-binding protein 7-like, producing MAAASMTISAPASLYVGDLHPDVTDAQLFEAFSEFKSLTSVRICRDSSTGRSLCYGYVNYTSPQDAFCAIGARNHSTLNGKAIRVMWSHRDPEARKSGVGNVFVKNLGGSIDSAKLQEMFKPFGNILSCKVAIADDGNSKGYGFVQFDSEDAANSAIEKLNGSVIDDKELFVGKFVKKSDRVLLNPNAKYTNLYMKNLDPEITEDYLNEKFSEFGKIVSLVISKSENGASKGFGFVNFESPHDARRAMEAMNGSQLGSNVLYVARAQKKAEREELLHRQFEERKRERMLKYQGSNVYVKNIDDAVTDEELREHFSSCGTITSAKLMRDDKGISKGFGFVCFSNPEEAFNAVNTFHGSMFHKKPLYVAIAQRKDERQAQLQLQYGQMAGIAGPSTVIPGGYPPLYYPAPSVVPPVAGQTGLMYQPIGMRPGWRPNSFTNSSRPAFQPAQVPLIPNAPRQHRQNRGRMGGHTHPQGGGQSVSYVPHAQQSGQFMASSRESGNQQRAKYNPTGRVREMNKASAVPSANASAAPPVPIVSGLEGSQMLSSMLAAASPENRKQILGERLFPLVNQHKPDLAAKVTGMLLEMDNSELLLLLESPESLAAKVEEAVEVLKLSKSKVSSSQEALHSNYLSAGVAVN from the exons aTGGCGGCCGCTTCCATGACGATTTCGGCGCCGGCCTCCCTCTACGTCGGCGACCTCCACCCTGACGTCACCGACGCCCAGCTTTTTGAGGCCTTCTCCGAATTCAAGTCTCTCACTTCCGTTCGTATCTGTCGCGACTCCTCCACTGGCCGTTCCCTCTGCTACGGCTACGTCAACTACACCTCTCCCCAGGACG CTTTTTGTGCAATTGGGGCAAGGAACCATTCTACATTAAATGGTAAAGCAATAAGGGTTATGTGGTCACATCGTGACCCAGAGGCAAGAAAAAGTGGAGTTGGCAATGTTTTTGTGAAG AATTTGGGTGGCTCTATTGACAGCGCAAAGCTTCAAGAAATGTTTAAGCCATTTGGAAATATATTGTCCTGTAAAGTTGCCATTGCTGATGATGGGAATAGCAAAGGATATGGATTTGTTCAATTTGACTCCGAGGATGCTGCAAATTCTGCTATTGAGAAGCTCAATGGCTCAGTTATTGATGACAAAGAATT GTTCGTTGGTAAGTTTGTCAAAAAGAGTGACCGAGTTTTACTCAATCCGAATGCTAAATATACAAATCTTTACATGAAGAACTTAGACCCTGAAATCACTGAAGACTACCTCAATGAAAAATTCTCTGAGTTTGGGAAAATTGTTAGCCTGGTCATCTCAAAGAGTGAAAATGGGGCTTCAAAAGGTTTTGGTTTTGTGAATTTTGAGAGTCCACATGATGCTAGGCGAGCAATGGAGGCCATGAATGGGTCACAACTTG GCTCGAATGTACTATATGTCGCCAGGGCACAGAAGAAAGCAGAGCGTGAAGAGCTCCTGCACCGTCAGTTTGAGGAGAGGAAAAGGGAGCGAATGTTGAAGTATCAG GGTTCAAATGTGTATGTCAAGAACATAGATGATGCAGTAACTGATGAAGAGCTGCGTGAACACTTCAGTTCATGTGGCACGATTACTTCTGCGAAACTTATGAGGGATGATAAAGGAATCAGCAAGGGCTTTGGATTTGTTTGCTTCTCCAATCCCGAGGAGGCTTTCAATGCTGTGAATACCTTTCATG GATCTATGTTCCATAAAAAGCCATTGTATGTTGCAATTGCTCAAAGAAAAGATGAGAGACAGGCCCAGTTACAGCTACAATATGGGCAAATGGCAGGAATAGCTGGACCTTCCACTGTTATTCCAGGTGGATATCCACCACTTTACTACCCAGCACCTTCTGTTGTTCCTCCAGTCGCTGGACAAACAGGTCTAATGTATCAGCCCATAGGAATGAGGCCAGGATGGAGGCCTAATAGTTTTACAAATTCAAGCAGACCTGCTTTCCAACCAGCTCAAGTTCCCTTG ATTCCTAATGCTCCAAGACAGCATAGGCAGAACAGAGGAAGGATGGGTGGGCATACGCATCCACAAGGTGGTGGTCAGAGTGTTTCATATGTGCCACATGCACAACAGTCTGGTCAGTTTATGGCTTCATCGAGAGAATCAGGCAATCAGCAG CGTGCTAAGTACAACCCAACTGGTCGTGTGCGGGAGATGAATAAGGCATCTGCTGTACCTTCTGCTAATGCAAGTGCTGCTCCACCTGTGCCCATTGTATCTGGGCTGGAGGGGTCACAAATGTTAAGTAGTATGCTTGCTGCTGCTTCTCCTGAAAATAGGAAGCAAATCCTAGGGGAGCGCCTTTTTCCTCTTGTCAACCAGCACAAG CCTGATCTTGCTGCAAAAGTAACGGGTATGCTTTTGGAGATGGACAACTCAGAGCTACTCCTCCTGCTGGAATCACCAGAATCACTGGCTGCCAAGGTGGAAGAAGCTGTTGAGGTGCTAAAGCTGTCAAAGTCCAAAGTATCTAGCAGCCAAGAAGCACTTCATTCAAATTACCTCTCCGCTGGGGTTGCTGTTAATTGA